CGCCCCTGCGCCGATCATTGCGTTTATGCCGATTGTAATACCCGGCAGAATCGTGCAATTGGCGCCAAGCGAGGCTCCTTTTCGGATAATGGTTCGAGCAAAAGTTTGCGGATAAACTTTGCTGCGAGGGAACAGATCGTTGGTGAACGTTGCGTTGGGGCCAATGAAAACATCGTCCTCAATGGTAATGCCATCCCAGACCTGTACGCCACACTTGAGTGTGACGCGGTCGCCGATGATTACATCATTTTCAATGAAAACGTTGTCGCATATATTGCATTCGCTGCCTAGAGTGGCACCTGGCAGGACATGGGCGAAGGCCCATACGCGCGTGCCTTTACCAATTTTTTCCGATTCGCACAGCGCATGGCTGTGAACAAAAAAGTCCTTAGTTTTGCTCATTCCTGTCTCCAAAATCTTCGACCCGCATTGGAATTGCCAATGGCCGGTTTTTTGTATTCTCGTAAGTGCGCCAAGCGTATGAGCCTACGATGCCCAGCCCCAGGAGATTCAAGCAGCCCAAGAAGGTTATCGTCAGCATGATCATTGCGTAGCCTGGCACTTCAATCATGCCGTTGAGCTTCGCTATCAAAGTGACTAAAGCGAATACTGCAGCGAGTACAGAGCCAAAGGCGCCCACTCGGGTCAGCAGTCTGATGGGCAAGTCAGTGAATGAGAAGACACTGTCCATAAGATAATTGATCTTTTTACGCAGGGTCCATGCCGATTTGCCGTGAACTCGTTCCTGACGGGTGTAGGTCACAATCTCCCTGCGATACCCCAGCCAGAATATTTGTGCGATCAACGAGCTATGCCGCTCATCCAGCGTGAGTAATGTGTCCCTGAACGCCTTGTTGCAGGCAAACATATCCACGCCACCCGGAGGGATTTCTGGGATCACATACCGGCGGTAAAGACCCCAGAATATTCTTGAGGCTGTGCGCGTGGCCCAAGGGTCCTCGCGACCCTCCCTGACACCCACCACGACGTCTACTTCCTGACGCAGCAGGACGCGATTCATCTCAAGCACCAGTTCAGGTGGTTCTTGCAAATCCGCCGCCATCACCGCAAATCGGTCGCCGCTTCCGTTCTGCAGGCCGGTACGGATCGCCATGAACGATCCGAAGTTTCTCGACAGGAGAATCAACTTGGAAAGGAAGGGCTGCGAGGGCAGCTTTTCCCTAAGGATCTCGTAACAGCGGTCCGGGCTGCCGTCCACAACGAACACAACTTCGAGGTCGTTGTCCAGTTGAGTATTCAAGCCTGCGAGGGCCAATAGCAAATCCGGGACGTTGCCCTCGTTGCGATATACCGGGATGACCAACGTCAGCAAGATTATTTCCCCTCGGTGAAGTAAGCAGTGACCGCTTCAATCACGCGATCGACTTCTTGGTCGGTCAAACCAGGGTAGCAAGGCAGAGAAATAACTTTCTCACATGTTTGCTCAGTCTCTTCAAGCGAGGCTACTTGGTCAACGGCGTAAGCAGGTTGTTTGTGATCTGCAATTGGATAGTGGATGTCCGTGTTAACCATTTTTTCTTTGAGCGCTGCAGCAAACGCGGCTCGGTCTTTGACGCGTACGACGTAAAGGTGAGCAACGTAATCTTCGTCCGTGGAGGATGGGAGTTGCATGTCCAGTGTAGCGAAGGCGTCGCTGTAGCGCTTGGCGATGGAGCGACGTTGTTCGTTCCATGCGTCCAGGTGAGGCAGTTTCACGCGCAGGATCGCGGCCTGCATTTCGTCCAGGCGGCTATTACGGCCGCCGGGGATCGATACCTGATATTTTTGCGTCCAGCCATATTGGCGCAATTGGCGAATACGCTTAGCCAGTTGATCGTCGTCAGTGATAATCGCGCCGCCGTCACCCAACGCACCGAGATTCTTTGTCGGATAGAAGCTGAAACAGGCGATAGTGCCGAAGCTTCCGCATTGCTTACCATTGCGGCGGGCGCCGTGAGACTGAGCGCAGTCTTCCAGCACAGGAACACCGGCAGCTGATGCAATGCGCACGATTTCTTCGATGTTTGCCAGTTGGCCATACAGGTGCGTGACAATTACGGCGGAAGGCTTGGTTTCGATGACCGCGGCAAGTGCTTTTGGACAGATCGTCAGGCTGACGGGATCGATATCGATATAAAACGGTTTGGCCCCCACCGCGTGAATAGCCGTGCTGCCATAGAAGCCTGCGTTGGCAACCGCGATGACGCTATCGCCACTTCCTACGCTCAACCCCTTGAGTGCCAGCTCAAGGGCATCCGAGCCGTTGGCCACGCTGATGCAGTGATTCACGCCCACGTATTTTGCAAACTCTTCCTCAAACAGCTTCACCTCGTTACCCAGAACGTACCAGTGGCTGTCCAGGACGGCTTTCAATGGCGTGACGAAGTCGAGACCGGCATTAGCTTTGACTGCGGAGAAAAGAACGATGTTTTCCATAAAAATTCCAAGAATCACTGAGCGGAATGATCGGCTTTTTCGCAAACGCTTGGCATTGCGAAGAGCTTCAGGGATGAGGTCAGGGTGTAAAGCGTTAACTTACAACCTCGCGAGTTGCTTTGGCTAATGATTTGCCCCGAATATCCTGTGCGCGCGGCCTTCGGATTATTCAGTGCTTTGGCGACATCGGGTCGTTGCTCCGTAACCGTCAGTGCGCCAATGACTTTTCCATCTTCAACGGCAATGATGAATTCGGGACTGCCGGCATTCTCAGGGACGTAAGTCCACCCTGTTATTTTCAAGCCGGAGCCGACCATGGTTACTTCGTCAATATTACCTGACGCGACAGTATCTGCGATAAGCTGCACAGAGAGGTAAGGAGTAGCACTTAGAGGGATAGACATCCTGCTGACTAAGTCATCTTTGCCGAGCATAATTGTAGCTTTGTCTTTTGGACTGGTCGCTTGAGCGAGGCCCTGTTGTATGGCCGCGCCGATCACTGATTTGTGCAAATTGCCATACGTTGTGGTGTTAGCTTCCCATGTCGAGAGGTTGCTCAATACCATAAATATCACCAACAACAGCAAGGTTATGCAAATCCTTCTGTTGATCTTCGATGCCTTAGGTTCAGTAGCAATCATCTGACACTCCTCTGAATGAATCGCTTAGCAGTCAGGGACAGCAACAGCCCTAGAAAGGGGATAGTGACGAAGAGGTATCTCCCCTGCGGCTGAGGAAGTGAGTTCTGGGAAGCTATGAGACTCATCAGCGTGATGGACGGATAAAGCGCGATGATCATCACAAGAGGTAAACCGTATTGCAGCGCAATATCCAGTTTGCGCTCAGATCTATCGATCGGTTTCATCTGATAAAGCGCAATTAAAGCGATGCTTATCAAAATGAAAGCAGACGCTAGGTAATAGCTATTCGGGATAAAAATATTCATCCAGCCGGTCACTGAGAAGTAGCTTTTGAGCGTCAGATTAAGCCAGGGAAACACAGTTTCCGTATTTAAAAAATGGTCGCCGCACAACAAATAACAGGTGCCATATCCTGCAGCCGGATTTAGCTTATGCATATTGACGAAGTCGATCTGCCCCGATACTCCAGATATCTCGCCATACTTTGTATAGACAAGCAGCAGCATAGGGAGCGAGACAACTAAAGAGACAACGATGGCAGTAGGTGCATGCTTGAAAAGTTGTGTATTTTTGAACGCGCGGTTTGCCGCCAGCAGGGTAAATGCAAATACTAGGGCAGGGATGAAGTAGAGTTTGGCCATGAACATCAAGCCTAACGCCATCCCGAGGTAGAGAGCGCGTTTTCTTGTTGGCGAATTTAGAAAGCTTACGAGCGTGCTAATCAGTAAAGCGATACTTGCAAGACCATAAGCATCACTGTTGAGGTAGGAGAATACGAAGGTCACTTGCGGGATCAGCGCCACAACCAGCGCTATTAGCGCTGACATGAGGACCGGCAATCCCGTCGAGCGAGAGGTCCGGAATAACGCGCATATGAATACGCACCCCAAAATCCAGTTAAAACTTCTGGCGGCCATATAAATCATGTCCGCGGGAAGAATCCAACTACCAACATAGGTTGTTATAAGTGCGCCAGCGATGTGCGGGAATGGAAGCCCGTGGTACCAAAAATCACCCTTTTGCCATGTATGCCCAGATATCGGTCCAAGCAAAGCTTCATGAGGTTCTGAGGCGAGGGGAAGCGTATGGAACGCTTTTAAATACTCCAGCAGGAAAAAGTGGGTTGATTCGTCTGGTGCACCGTTGAAGGCGATTCCTATCGACCAAAGTGCAACAACACAAAAGTAGAACGCTGCCAGCAAAAGCTGGCAGCGAAAGTTGGATAGACCTGTAGAGCTACAGGTAGGGTGTTCATTCAGCACTATCTGGCCCCTGATTTAATTTTAAGACAGCCTCTCAACCGACCAGCCCGTTTATATCTTGACTCTTGGTGGCCATGCCAAGCCAAAGTCTTCGTGGTCCAGAGTCAGATTAGGATTGTAGGTATAGTCTTCCTGAATCGTTGGCCAGCGCGCCTGAATATGGAGGACTTCTTTAGAAAAACGCGCTTTTTTCTCAGGGGTATCCTCAAGGCCACGTGTTGCCGATTCGTGGTGATAGAGCTCAGAGAAAGGCGTCCAGACATTGATGTAGCCTGCCTCTTGCACCCTTAAGCAGAAGTCGACGTCGTTGAATGCGATCTTGAGATTCTCTTCATCCAGGCCGTTGACCTGCTCAAAGATGGACTTCTTGATGATCAGACATGCTGCCGTAACTGCCGAGAACTCTTGAATCAATGCAGCTCGGCAGAAATAACCAAAGTCGCCCTTGGGCAGATATTTGTGAGAGTGACCTGCCACCCCGCCTACGCCTACTACCACCCCGCCATGCTGCAGACGATCGTCCGGGTACCAGAGGCGCGCACCGACTGCTCCAACATTTGGCTGCAGAGCGATAGAGACCATCTCCTCAAGCCACTCAGGTGTGATCACTTCAATGTCGTTATTGATCAAGCCAATCAATTCACCGCGAGCAAGCTTGACCGCGCTGTTGTTCAGGGCTGAGTAGTTGAACGGTCCGTCGTCGCGCATTACTCTGATGTTGTCCTGCTGAGCGAGTTGTTCAAAATATTCGAGAGACACCGGATCATCAGATCCGTTGTCGATCAGGATGATTTCGTAATTTTTGTAGGTGGTCAGATTCTCAATGCTGTCGATGCACTGCTTCACCAACCCGTGAGCGTTACGGGTTGGGATGATCAGAGAAACCAGCGGGGGAGTGGTAGGGCGTGCATAGTGGACGCGATACATACCCATGGGGAGCAACTCAGTGCTACCGATCTCGCCTTTGCGGTGCAAATGTTCATCAAGCGCTTTGATGCCGGCCAACGCTGCGTAAGGCTTCTCTTGCCCTGCCATTGCGGTACTGCCGGAGTGTATGCGCCAGTGGTAAAGGACGCGTGGGATATGCACGATCTGGTTACGGTTCAGCTTTTCAGTGCATCGCAGCGCGAGATCGTAATCTTGCGCGCCTTCAAAGCCTACCCGGAACCCTCCGACTTCTTTAACGAGATCTCGGCGGTATACGCCAAGGTGGCAGACCATATTCTGGGAGCGGAACAGAAACTCGTTCCAATCCGATTTGAAGTAAGGCGAAGTACGCTTGCCAGCAGTATCGATCTTGTCTTCGTCAGAGTAGATGACTCCGACATCTGGATTGTCGTGAATAGCACGCGCTACCCAGTAAAGCGCATTCTCTGGCAACAGGTCATCGTTATCCATCAGCGCCAGGAACTCACCAGAGGCCAACTCCAGAGCGGAGTTGCTGGCATTGGAAATATGGCCGTTCTCTGTACGGAACATAACCTTGAAGCGCCGATCTTGCTTGGCGAGGGACTTGAGGTATGCGATGACGTCTGCATCCGTAGACGCATCATCAGCGATACAAAGCTCCCAGTTTTTATAGAGCTGAGATTTGACGCTATCCACAGCCTCGCGCAACAGATCGAGTGGTGGGTTGTAGACGGGCATTATTATCGAAATGATTGGTTTGGTTTTCCACTTTGTGATTTCTTCGCTGATCTTCCAACGGCCATTATCATCAAGGGTGTCGTAGTATTTCACCCAAGTGGCGTAGTCGTGGCGGTCCAAGACTTCGCGCGTTTCCTGGCCCACGAAAGCGAAGTTGCTAGCCCCGGCCATCCAGTTAACGCGTGCGACCAAACCCGCAGTGCCCTGTAAGCGCCAAACTGCGATGGCTTTACGAATGGTGTTTTTGAGTCCGCCGCCGCGACGAATAACGGACCGCAGCAATCTCCAGGCTTTCTTGCTGCGCCCAGCTAGACGCGCAGCCTTGCGAGCGGGAGCGGTTGCTTTCCAGCTTGACGAGGCCTGCATCGCGATAATTTGTAAGTTCAGATTATGGATGTGTGTGTCTTTCTGTACCTGCTGGATCCGCAACATCTCTTCCAGATTACGGACGTGGGTATCCTTCTCCATTAGCGACTCTTGCCATCTGGCGAGCGTAGCCTGGAGCGCTTCATTTTTGAGGTCCAGCTTGCTTTGCAATTCGGAGTTGGGACTTTTGAGTCCAGATTCATTCAGCACGTTGATCTCATGAGCCAGTTGCTCTTCCGTGAATAATGTGAGGCTTACTTCCAGCTCAAGCAGGTCAGCGCCACTAAGCGTGTTGGCATCTAAAGGAATCAACACGCTAGGGTCGTCACTCAGCGCTAGATAAAGCGTGTTGTGATCGGCTCGGGATATCCGCATTGCGGAGGCACTGACAAGCGGGTGATTGATGTCATCATGCCACTCCCAGACCGTTTCGGAGCCAGAGCATACCTTGATGTCCTCAATCGAAAAGCTTTGGCGATGATTGACCGGATCAAATCGAAGCGTCAGTCCCGAAGCTAGAGCCTCCGGCAGCGTAAATCTAACGATCTGGTGCCCGTCAGTGACTGCTTGATGTAGGGCAGACTCCTCAGAAAAATTGCCGTATTCATTGCTTATGTAAAGCGTGGCACTCCTCGAAGCCTGCGTTACGACGCCCAGTTTATGGATCTTGGCTTCCGGAGCCCAGTTCAAGAACTGATCTGCGTCAGCCCCTGTAACTTTTTCTTGGAAGGCTGCTTCAGTAGCGATGTAACGTGTCAGGTCGTCGGCGCTGATATCCATGCCAGCGCTTGCTAAAAGCTGCGTAACGAACTCCTGTCGACTCACTGACGAACTACTCGGAGAGAACGGGTTCGCGGCGGCCATGAGCAGCAGCAGTCCACGCATCATAAGGTGGCCGAGCTCAACGCCCTCCTTCATTTCCCATTCGACATCGATGAGTTGTGGGACATCGTTGGAGTCGATAACGATATTTTGGGGAACTGCGTCGATGTAACGGCCTGGAAGCACGGAGTTGACCGACGTCAGCTGGACATCGGAGCCTTCCTCTGCAAGTAGTGTTTGCAGGCAGGCCAGATACTTTTGCAAAAAAGGAGTGAAACCTGCCACGTTCCAGTCGCGGCGCGCTGCTATGTTTAGAAAGTCTAGGCTTAGAACGCTGCCTTTTGCGTACGTGTCTATGCGAGGAAGCACATACTTGAATGCGCCTTCTGCGTCTGTTTCCCAAGTACTTTCCGGGGCGTCCCCTAACTTTCTGTAGTGGACTTGGATACCTTGAGGCGTGTCGACGAAAAGCGACTCTTTGCAGTAGCGCGTTTTCCTGCCGGTGCTGTAGTGGTACGCGAGAATATTATTGGTAATGGATTCCTCTATTTCGCACGAGGCGACAATCAAAAAAGAATTCGCAAGCTCCATTCCCAAGTTATTGTTGATAACGACAGGCCAGGCTTTTTCGAGATTGAATGTTGTCAACTCTGGGAGTTGCGGGTCTTTCTTCACGTTCTGCCAAGCGAGAGCCGCCGAATCGAATTTTTCGTGCTCAAAGCCGCTTTCAGTAATGATCGAGTTCGGAAGTTTGTAGTCTGGGCTTGGCGCCAAGAAGTCAGACGAAGCAAACCCCGAGCGCTTAATCAGGTCGCTTAGTTCTTTTTTGCCGTAAGTCTTCGGCTGTCCGTGCTCATATCTGCCTTCGATTCCATACATGGTAACCCCGAGGTGATCCTCAGGAGCTCCAGCAAAGTACTTGAGACCAAGCTGGTTTTCGATGGCTATGAATAGATGACCGTCCGGTTTTAAGAGCTGGCGAATCCGCATCAGCATCGCCAGCGCAGGGTTGTCCGCAGTGCTGAACATACTGGCGTACTCAAGCACACCAATCAGGGTGACGACGTCAAATTGTTCTTCGATTTTGAAGTCGTCGAATCGCTCGGCAAGCACGGTAACATTGTCCAAACCGCGTGTACGGCTAGCTGCCATGGCCGCGCGGCGTGGGCTGCCTTCCAAGCAAAGCAGGTCAGCTCCACACTCACCCAGATATCGGCTGATCGCACCGCAGCCGGCTCCGATCTCCAAAACCCTTCCCTTGAGCAGTTTCTCAAACGGACGCAGGATATTCCCGCGTGTCGCACTGAGGTGGTAAAGCTTTGCCCAGTCAGTGCAGTGTTGAGGTAACTCATCCGACAAAACGGAAACGTCTTTGGCGTCACGGATTATGTTCGCCAGTTCGGTTTCTGCATTATCGCCGTCGCTGTAGGCGATACCTTGGAAGTCAGAGCGGACCCAAACGCCTGTGTTGGGATCCTTGGTATAACCATATTTGTCAAGTTTATGCATTGTGGCTTACCGGGTCGATTTCCATGGTGACGGCTAGGTCAATCAACCCCAAGAGTTTGGGCGTGGGTTCAACGATAAAATGAATGGAATCATAACGACGGTCGTGTGGGACTATCTCTTCGCCTTCGCGAGACGCTAGGCCTATAGAAATGAAGTAGTCGCCGGTGGCAAGTCGGTTTTTAAACCGCAACTTGGCTTTAGACTTAGCTCCGGTCCCTCCCATCTCTCTGGCTTCTTCGCAGTCGAGCAGGTAGGAGTTGGTGCCGTATACGGTCACGCCTTCCTTTGTTTTAACTGTGAAGCCCAATATAGGATTGATGATATGACGATTGAATTTAAAGGCCAAAGTCAGCGTGATCTCGTCTCCCGGCTCCACGCTGCTCGGGTATTCACGACCAGCAGAAGCCAAATGGAAGTCGGTCAAGATTGCCGCGCCATCACCCCAGCGATACTCGTGTGGGTTGTACCCGGGACGTGAGCTATAGACGTCTTCGTCAAAACTCAATGAAACGTCGGGTCGTGCATCCTGCGTTTTTCCTACAGGGGCTTCCGAAGCTGCAAGGTCCGCGACAGCTGCGACGTCAGTTTTCTCGCGACCGAAAAGTATATCGGTATAGCGGTTGATAACCGGGCGCGACTCTCCAATCATCTCAACCCGACTTTGCTCAAGTAAGATCGCACGGGAGCAGTGTGTGACAACCTGCTCGCTAGAATGGGTAACGAGAAGAATGCTGGTGCCATTCTCTTTCAATTGGCGCAGACGCTCAAAGCATTTGGCCTGGAAACGTGCATCACCTACCGAAAGGGCTTCGTCCACCACAAGGATCTCTGGATCCACTTGCGCCTGGACGGCGAAAGCAAGCCTCACAGCCATACCGCTTGAGTAAGCCTTTACCGGCTGGTCGAGGAACTCACCAATGTCTGCAAAACCTGCAATGGCATCGAACCGATTGTTGACTTCTTCACGGGTCAGGCCCAGAACGGCGGCGTTCAGGTAGACGTTCTCTCGGCCCGTAAACTCAGGGTTGAAACCAGAGCCTAACTCGAGCAAGGCGGCGATACGCCCGCGGGTTTCAATTTCACCGGTCGTTGGGGTCAGCGTGCCGCAGATGATTTGAAGCAAAGTCGACTTTCCTGACCCATTGCGACCAACTATCCCTACGGTTTCGCCTTTTTTGACTTCAAAGCTAATGTCGCGTAATGCCCAGAATTCTTTCCCATAAGTGGTGACTTGATCACCGGCCCAGCGTTGAAAGCGAGGCACGATCGCTTGTTTCAAGCGATCGTGAGGTTTGTCGTAAGTGTAGAAGCATTTGGAGACGTTCCGAACGCTGATTACCGAGTGATCAGATGACATCAGCGAACCCTTTGCGTGTCTTTTGGAAGAACCAGAAGCCTATGGAAGCAATCACTGCCCCAATGATGATAGCTATAGCCAGGCTGTCCCACTGCGGCAGATTGCCAAATAGGAGCACGCTGCGGCTTTCCTCGATGATGTAAGTCAAAGGGTTCAGCTTCAGCCACGGCTGATATGCATCCGGCAGCGCCGCTACGGGGTACAGCACTGGAGATAGAAACAAGAGAACGGTGGTCAGCACGGTGATTACATGGCCAACATCTCTAAGGAATACGCCGAGAGATGCCAGAAACCAGCTGATGCCGAGTGTTGCAAGAATGAGTGGTACCAGGATCAGGGGGAACAGCAGTGCCGTCCAATGCAGCGTGCCAATGATCAAGAACTGAGCGACCAGCAGAACGAACAGGCTGATACAGCTGTGAAATAGCGCTGACCCCAACGTAATGACGGGAAGAATCTCTAACGGAAAGACGACTTTTTTTACGTAGTTACTGTTTGTCATGACCAGCGAAGGCGCGCGGTTGGCACACTCGGCGAACAAGCCGTGAACGATCATTCCTACAAACAGCAGAATCGCGAATCCACCTTTCCCTGTGTCCACGCCCACCCAGCGAGATTTGAATATCTCAGAGAACACGAAGGTGTAGACAGCCAGCATCAGGATTGGATTGAAGAACGACCATGCCAGACCCATCACAGATCCGCGGTACCGCCCGATAACTTCACGCTTGGTCATCTGTGAAATCAGTGAGCGGTTTCTCCACAAGCTGGTCGTTAAGCTGACCGGACCTGCGGAAGGGGTAAGATGAGGGTTCACTAGGCGAACACCTCTGCGTCGGCCAGATTCACGGCGACGGCATCTTTTGCAGAGAGGATTGGTTGCTCGGCGAAAGGCCAGTCAATCGACACGGCGGGATCATTCCACGCCAGGCTTCGTTCGAATTCAGGCGCCCAGTAATCGGTGGTTTTGTACAGGAACTCGGCAGTCTCCGAGAGCACTACGAAGCCATGGGCGAACCCTTCTGGGATCCAGAGCTGTGATCGATTGTTGGCGCTGAGGTGGACACCTACCCACTTGCCAAATGTTGCTGAGCTTTTGCGTAGGTCCACGGCCACATCAAACACTTCTCCTTGCGTCACCCGAACGAGCTTTCCCTGTGCTTGGCTGATCTGATAATGCAGCCCGCGAAGCACTCCCTTCGCTGACTTGGAATGGTTGTCCTGGACGAACTGTACCGGTCTTCCAACGGCTTCTTCGAACACTTTTTGGTTGAAGCTTTCATAGAAAAAGCCACGCTCGTCTCCGAATACTTTCGGCTCAAATAGAACAACATCCGGAATGGCGAGGGCGGTAGCTCTCATTTTTACGGTATCTCCAAAAAGAAGCCAGGGCCGGATAGGCGGCGCTGCTGGCTTGAAATTCTATTAGCTCAGTTCAGGAAGTCTGACCCCACTGAAGGCAGGATCAGCTTGTTACGTGTTCGTTGTCATGCCAATACCTGATCTACGCGCCGGTCTGGACGAGTTGGGCTAAGAAGCAGGCACGCAAAGGTCAGTTTATTTGCCCTTGGTGCCGCAACCGGGCGCTGGCAAATATTGGCTGCGATGAGGAAATACGCAATCATCATTGCGGGAGCAATGCGCCAAAAGCGTATATTTTTTGAGCAGTCGGAATGCGCCACTTGCCTCTTTTTATCCTCTTTGGTTTCGCAGGTAAGCTCTCAGACCCCAATCGGGGGCACTTGTTCTGAGAACCGACGCTCTCGGCTTTTAACTTGCAATTCCGCTTTCGCTGGGCGGGCGGCACATTACCATAATCAGGGCGTTCGGACATTCAGCGCCGGGCGTTTTCCCCTTTCGATCCGGTGTGAAAGAGGGGGAGGTCGCAACGGTAAGGGATTTCCCGACCGAGCTGCAACAGTGAACGCTGTCCGCGGCGATAATCAGACATGTCTTACAGCTGTACCTAGATCTTTCCGAGGATCGCAGCCGCGTAGAGGCTCAAATTGCCTTCAAGCGTTTGACGATAGATCCCGGATTTTATAATTTCGCGAAGCCGGGTTGCTATTCCGCCGGCACGGCCTCGACTGAAATGCAGAAGTGTCTCTTTGGCATCGCTAGATAGTGGCGTATGGATATCGTTCAGTATCGACAGATTTGCGTCGCTCCACTCTTTGCGCTGCCCTTCACACATTTTTCGCAGTCGAATAACTCTTTCACGCCAGCTTGAGTTCGCGCCAATGATGTTATTGCTGTGCTGGCGGTAATCAATGCTCGGTTTAACGTCGTATTTGACGCTGCCGCCGCATGCCGTGACAAGCAGATAGGTCAACCAGTCATGAGCAATAATTTTTGCTTCAGGTGACACCTGCGCCAGAAGTTGTCTGGTTGCACCGTTCACCAGCATCGTGTTGGCTCCAGCGATGCTCTGTACCAAGGCGTTTTGGAATGAGGGGGGTTTCAAGAATGCTGGAGAATGGCCAATCACATAATTTTTTTCATCAACAAGCCTGGTTCTCGAACAGAAGATGCATGGCCTGTCAGGTGGCATTGTTTGAAGGTGAGCGATGCTGCGCTCTAGCTTGTTGTGAAACCAGATGTCGTCTTGGTCGCTGAAGGCGAAGTAGCGCGCATTTATTTCCGGACGGCGGATCAAAGACAGGAAGTTTTGACCAAAGCCTTTTCTAGGGCCATCGAGGATGATCAGTCGATCAGAACCCCAACGTGTTTGATATTCGGCAAGAATCTTCTTGGTGGCGTCGGTCGACCCGTCGTCTGAGGCGTAGAGCGTCCAGTTGGTACACGATTGGGCTTCAAACGAGTCGAGCTGCTGGTCGAGGAACAGAGCGCCATTAAAGGTACACATCAGAATCGCGACGCTTGTTTGAGGATCCTCAACACCGCCAAAGGGGGCTTGTGGAGCTTGGTCTTTGACCTGACTTGACACCGGCTGCTTACCCTCTTCCGTACTATCGGTATTTGTTAATGAGGCATTAGCCGAAACAACGGCGCATCTTAACCCGCGGCCCTGATCGACGTCAGCATCCGCATTAAGCAAATTGTCACTTGCGCTTGGTATAGCCGGCCTTATCATAGTTGTGTCTTTATCTAGGCCGAAATGCTGTGCTTATCAGCATTTTCGGGCTTCTGAGGTGGCTGTTCAAGTAACCGCAGGCTCAGTACCTCGTGTCACGAGGCGCCTCTACATCGCCTATTAAAATGTCCAGCACAGAGGAGCGCGTTTTGAGGGGGTTTAAGGTCTTACGTAATCCGTTAGTGATTATCGGAGTGCCTGTTCTGGTATTGGCTGTAGTCTGCAATCAGCCCGCACTGATGGGGCTTTTTATGTCTCTCGTGGCATGCGCATTGATAAGCGGCTGAGAAAGGCGGGCTACGATGAGTGGGGCAGAATCATACTAAGACGTTTCAGTCGCTAGCTTATATAAGGGAGTGTTGAGCAGGCGCGATCACCAGTGTCGACCGCTGATTGTTGAGCGTACGGAGCTGCTCCATCGTCTCGACCACCCCGCCATTGTCTTTCCCCCTACAACCCGTCACCATCGCTTTTTTGCCACCTGCTTGCATATCGGGTCAAACGAATTGGCAGTACGTTCAGCTCATGGACGGCCTGGGCTTTGGCTGCTGCTTGCGCTCGTGTTGTTTTGCGGCGCAGGGGCGGGCTATCTCAATGCCGACTGGGATTTCTCTGTTATCAGTCGGCGCGCCGAAGCGTTGTACGGGCCTTTGGGCGCTGGAAAGCAGCGCATCGATGCCT
The DNA window shown above is from Pseudomonas sp. BSw22131 and carries:
- a CDS encoding glycosyltransferase, with the protein product MHKLDKYGYTKDPNTGVWVRSDFQGIAYSDGDNAETELANIIRDAKDVSVLSDELPQHCTDWAKLYHLSATRGNILRPFEKLLKGRVLEIGAGCGAISRYLGECGADLLCLEGSPRRAAMAASRTRGLDNVTVLAERFDDFKIEEQFDVVTLIGVLEYASMFSTADNPALAMLMRIRQLLKPDGHLFIAIENQLGLKYFAGAPEDHLGVTMYGIEGRYEHGQPKTYGKKELSDLIKRSGFASSDFLAPSPDYKLPNSIITESGFEHEKFDSAALAWQNVKKDPQLPELTTFNLEKAWPVVINNNLGMELANSFLIVASCEIEESITNNILAYHYSTGRKTRYCKESLFVDTPQGIQVHYRKLGDAPESTWETDAEGAFKYVLPRIDTYAKGSVLSLDFLNIAARRDWNVAGFTPFLQKYLACLQTLLAEEGSDVQLTSVNSVLPGRYIDAVPQNIVIDSNDVPQLIDVEWEMKEGVELGHLMMRGLLLLMAAANPFSPSSSSVSRQEFVTQLLASAGMDISADDLTRYIATEAAFQEKVTGADADQFLNWAPEAKIHKLGVVTQASRSATLYISNEYGNFSEESALHQAVTDGHQIVRFTLPEALASGLTLRFDPVNHRQSFSIEDIKVCSGSETVWEWHDDINHPLVSASAMRISRADHNTLYLALSDDPSVLIPLDANTLSGADLLELEVSLTLFTEEQLAHEINVLNESGLKSPNSELQSKLDLKNEALQATLARWQESLMEKDTHVRNLEEMLRIQQVQKDTHIHNLNLQIIAMQASSSWKATAPARKAARLAGRSKKAWRLLRSVIRRGGGLKNTIRKAIAVWRLQGTAGLVARVNWMAGASNFAFVGQETREVLDRHDYATWVKYYDTLDDNGRWKISEEITKWKTKPIISIIMPVYNPPLDLLREAVDSVKSQLYKNWELCIADDASTDADVIAYLKSLAKQDRRFKVMFRTENGHISNASNSALELASGEFLALMDNDDLLPENALYWVARAIHDNPDVGVIYSDEDKIDTAGKRTSPYFKSDWNEFLFRSQNMVCHLGVYRRDLVKEVGGFRVGFEGAQDYDLALRCTEKLNRNQIVHIPRVLYHWRIHSGSTAMAGQEKPYAALAGIKALDEHLHRKGEIGSTELLPMGMYRVHYARPTTPPLVSLIIPTRNAHGLVKQCIDSIENLTTYKNYEIILIDNGSDDPVSLEYFEQLAQQDNIRVMRDDGPFNYSALNNSAVKLARGELIGLINNDIEVITPEWLEEMVSIALQPNVGAVGARLWYPDDRLQHGGVVVGVGGVAGHSHKYLPKGDFGYFCRAALIQEFSAVTAACLIIKKSIFEQVNGLDEENLKIAFNDVDFCLRVQEAGYINVWTPFSELYHHESATRGLEDTPEKKARFSKEVLHIQARWPTIQEDYTYNPNLTLDHEDFGLAWPPRVKI
- a CDS encoding ABC transporter ATP-binding protein, whose product is MSSDHSVISVRNVSKCFYTYDKPHDRLKQAIVPRFQRWAGDQVTTYGKEFWALRDISFEVKKGETVGIVGRNGSGKSTLLQIICGTLTPTTGEIETRGRIAALLELGSGFNPEFTGRENVYLNAAVLGLTREEVNNRFDAIAGFADIGEFLDQPVKAYSSGMAVRLAFAVQAQVDPEILVVDEALSVGDARFQAKCFERLRQLKENGTSILLVTHSSEQVVTHCSRAILLEQSRVEMIGESRPVINRYTDILFGREKTDVAAVADLAASEAPVGKTQDARPDVSLSFDEDVYSSRPGYNPHEYRWGDGAAILTDFHLASAGREYPSSVEPGDEITLTLAFKFNRHIINPILGFTVKTKEGVTVYGTNSYLLDCEEAREMGGTGAKSKAKLRFKNRLATGDYFISIGLASREGEEIVPHDRRYDSIHFIVEPTPKLLGLIDLAVTMEIDPVSHNA
- a CDS encoding ABC transporter permease; its protein translation is MNPHLTPSAGPVSLTTSLWRNRSLISQMTKREVIGRYRGSVMGLAWSFFNPILMLAVYTFVFSEIFKSRWVGVDTGKGGFAILLFVGMIVHGLFAECANRAPSLVMTNSNYVKKVVFPLEILPVITLGSALFHSCISLFVLLVAQFLIIGTLHWTALLFPLILVPLILATLGISWFLASLGVFLRDVGHVITVLTTVLLFLSPVLYPVAALPDAYQPWLKLNPLTYIIEESRSVLLFGNLPQWDSLAIAIIIGAVIASIGFWFFQKTRKGFADVI